Proteins from a single region of Gammaproteobacteria bacterium:
- a CDS encoding IS1182 family transposase, translating to MGNFITADRETDYLFPPSMQDWLPEDHMARFVVEVVDQLDLSELTRQYAGRGSPAHHPGVLLSLLIYGYATGVFSSRKIERATHDSIAFRYLAANTHPDHDTIATFRRRFLPQLEALFVQVLLLAREMKLMKLGRIALDGTKVKANASKHKALSYAHAKKIEAQLKAEVSALTAQAEAADQTPVADGMDVPAEISRRETRLKVLAEAKRKIEARAQERFEREQAEYQEKQAKRQAQRDTGKKPRGREPKPPLPGPRDKDQVNLTDEESRIMPVSGGGFEQCYNAQASVDVDTMLVVSSHMTQATNDKQQIAPALTKLCSLPEALGTVTDLLADTGYFSEANVKACLGDNIQPSLAVARDHHNLSVFDRFAPDDPTPKTEDPVALMKHQLKTESGRALYALRKQTVEPVFGIIKQVMGLRQFSMRGLDKVTGEWTLATLAWNVKRMNVLRMAL from the coding sequence ATGGGGAATTTTATAACTGCTGATCGAGAGACAGACTATTTGTTTCCTCCCTCTATGCAGGATTGGCTTCCTGAAGATCACATGGCACGCTTTGTCGTCGAAGTGGTTGACCAACTCGACCTGTCTGAACTTACTCGGCAGTATGCGGGACGAGGCTCACCGGCCCATCATCCAGGCGTACTGCTCAGTTTGCTGATCTACGGTTACGCCACCGGCGTTTTCTCCAGCCGCAAGATTGAGCGCGCCACCCACGACTCGATTGCATTTCGCTATCTGGCGGCTAATACGCACCCGGATCACGACACGATAGCCACGTTTCGCCGCCGGTTTTTACCCCAGCTTGAAGCTTTGTTTGTTCAGGTCCTGCTGTTGGCGCGTGAGATGAAGCTCATGAAGCTGGGGCGGATCGCTCTGGATGGCACCAAAGTAAAAGCGAACGCCAGCAAACATAAGGCGCTTTCCTACGCGCACGCGAAAAAAATCGAAGCGCAACTCAAAGCAGAAGTTAGCGCTCTCACTGCACAGGCGGAAGCGGCAGATCAAACGCCTGTGGCGGATGGCATGGACGTTCCCGCGGAGATTTCCCGGCGCGAAACACGGCTCAAAGTCTTGGCTGAGGCGAAAAGGAAGATAGAGGCGCGGGCGCAAGAACGTTTTGAACGTGAACAGGCCGAATATCAGGAAAAACAAGCCAAACGGCAGGCTCAGAGGGACACAGGAAAAAAACCCCGGGGTCGGGAGCCTAAGCCACCGCTTCCCGGCCCTCGGGATAAAGACCAGGTAAATTTAACCGATGAAGAATCACGCATTATGCCGGTGTCCGGTGGCGGCTTCGAACAGTGCTACAACGCACAGGCCAGTGTGGACGTCGATACGATGCTTGTTGTCAGTTCACACATGACGCAGGCGACAAATGACAAACAACAGATAGCACCCGCCCTGACCAAGCTATGTTCTCTGCCCGAAGCGTTGGGCACGGTAACTGACCTGCTGGCTGATACAGGGTATTTTAGCGAGGCGAATGTAAAGGCGTGTTTAGGGGACAACATCCAGCCCTCACTGGCCGTGGCACGAGACCATCACAATCTATCTGTGTTTGACCGATTTGCCCCTGACGACCCAACGCCAAAAACGGAAGATCCGGTGGCGCTGATGAAGCATCAACTGAAAACCGAATCAGGGCGAGCCCTGTACGCATTGAGAAAGCAAACAGTGGAACCGGTGTTCGGCATCATCAAACAGGTGATGGGGTTGCGGCAGTTCTCGATGCGAGGTCTGGACAAGGTGACGGGCGAATGGACGTTAGCGACCCTAGCGTGGAATGTGAAGCGCATGAATGTGCTGAGAATGGCACTGTGA
- a CDS encoding NUDIX hydrolase codes for MHRQQLLQLLTDYKTPFMEEAAMVARSRRFVAQHQNCFDRSLSAGHVTGSAWVVNPSRTHALMLHHRKLDRWFQPGGHADGDHDIIRVALKETSEESGVDMENIRLVSDDIFDVDVHTIHPNAHDERHQHFDIRFLLEIDDSIPIPGNDESHQIGWIPLDRVSHFNHARSLHRMVQKIRRMQA; via the coding sequence ATGCATAGACAACAACTTCTGCAGCTACTCACTGACTACAAAACACCCTTTATGGAAGAGGCTGCCATGGTGGCACGTTCCCGTCGTTTTGTCGCACAACATCAGAACTGTTTTGACCGCAGCCTAAGTGCAGGCCACGTGACGGGTTCAGCTTGGGTGGTTAACCCTTCACGAACCCACGCTCTCATGCTGCACCACCGTAAACTCGATCGATGGTTTCAACCCGGTGGGCATGCCGATGGGGATCACGATATTATTCGCGTGGCATTGAAGGAGACATCGGAGGAGTCCGGTGTTGATATGGAGAATATACGACTGGTGAGTGATGATATTTTTGATGTGGATGTGCATACCATTCACCCCAATGCACATGATGAGCGCCACCAACACTTTGATATCCGTTTTTTGCTGGAGATTGATGATTCAATACCCATTCCGGGTAACGATGAGTCCCATCAGATTGGCTGGATACCACTCGACCGGGTTTCTCACTTTAACCATGCGCGCTCACTCCATCGCATGGTACAGAAAATTCGGCGCATGCAAGCATAA
- a CDS encoding ParA family protein: MNIWAVANQKGGVGKTTSTVSLAGLLSAKGYRTLVVDMDPHGSLTVYFGHDPDTIEMSVYSLFQVPNIATSDMPRRVIKQTRFEGLDLLPASTAMATLDRQLGTQDGKGLVLLRALQQLADSYDYVLIDCPPILGVLMVNAMAACQSLLIPVQTEFLALKGLERMMRTTAMITRARRAPLGLHIVPTMFDRRTRASHEALKQLQKDYPEQLWDAVIPIDTQFREASRKGVPLPIMRANSRGSIAYRELLTWLQNIYPADSRTAES; encoded by the coding sequence TTGAACATATGGGCGGTTGCCAATCAGAAGGGGGGGGTGGGTAAAACAACCAGCACTGTCTCCCTGGCAGGGCTCCTTTCCGCCAAGGGGTACCGCACCTTGGTGGTTGACATGGACCCCCACGGCTCGTTAACAGTCTATTTTGGACATGACCCGGATACTATAGAGATGAGTGTCTACTCGCTGTTTCAAGTGCCTAATATTGCCACCAGCGATATGCCTAGGCGCGTGATAAAACAGACACGTTTTGAAGGTCTTGATCTACTGCCCGCCTCGACGGCTATGGCAACACTTGACCGCCAATTGGGAACACAGGATGGTAAAGGGCTGGTGCTGCTTAGGGCGCTACAACAGTTGGCTGACAGCTATGACTATGTTTTGATCGACTGCCCACCGATTTTAGGGGTTTTGATGGTTAATGCCATGGCAGCCTGTCAGAGCTTGTTGATTCCGGTGCAGACGGAGTTTTTGGCGCTTAAGGGGTTAGAGAGAATGATGCGTACTACCGCGATGATTACACGAGCACGCAGAGCCCCGCTGGGGTTACACATCGTTCCCACTATGTTTGATCGACGCACCCGCGCTTCTCATGAGGCACTCAAGCAGCTACAAAAAGATTACCCTGAGCAGCTATGGGACGCCGTGATACCCATCGATACCCAGTTTCGTGAAGCGAGCCGCAAAGGGGTGCCGCTACCCATTATGCGAGCAAATAGCCGAGGCTCAATTGCTTATCGTGAGCTATTGACCTGGCTGCAGAATATCTATCCAGCTGACAGCAGAACAGCCGAGTCGTGA
- a CDS encoding chemotaxis protein CheW: MAQFEDENDFNALVEQKQALSSYLDALFREVPVIESEPTATPVSDEVVVVAKAVATDLPKEPAAAPTEEVTAQAAANEEPVPAYFQPTAPFQVLFFNLGKLNLAVPLEHLSGVLKVGDEKVTPVPGYAEWHLGLMKYHGAMVSVVDTARLIMPAHRQEVVQDQRKYRYFILLGDRRWGLGCHAIAEVVKLDPDEVKWRKNRTLQPWLAGTVINKMCALIDVDGFLKLLSKGRL, from the coding sequence ATGGCACAATTTGAGGATGAAAACGATTTTAATGCGCTGGTAGAGCAGAAGCAGGCGTTAAGCAGTTATCTGGATGCACTGTTCAGAGAGGTGCCAGTGATTGAGTCTGAGCCGACAGCTACCCCGGTATCGGATGAGGTTGTTGTGGTTGCTAAAGCAGTCGCAACGGATCTGCCTAAAGAGCCTGCCGCGGCACCCACGGAGGAGGTGACTGCTCAGGCGGCTGCAAATGAAGAACCAGTGCCCGCATATTTCCAGCCTACGGCACCGTTTCAGGTGCTGTTTTTTAATCTTGGTAAGTTGAATCTTGCCGTACCATTGGAGCATCTCTCAGGTGTTTTGAAAGTTGGCGATGAGAAGGTTACTCCGGTTCCCGGCTACGCGGAGTGGCACCTTGGTTTGATGAAGTACCACGGCGCAATGGTGAGCGTTGTTGATACGGCAAGGTTGATTATGCCTGCTCACCGCCAGGAAGTTGTGCAGGATCAGCGTAAATACCGCTATTTTATCCTACTGGGCGATCGCCGCTGGGGGTTGGGTTGTCACGCTATAGCCGAAGTAGTTAAGCTTGATCCCGATGAGGTGAAGTGGCGTAAAAATCGTACCCTTCAGCCATGGTTGGCGGGTACAGTCATCAATAAAATGTGCGCATTGATTGATGTTGATGGTTTCCTTAAACTTCTATCTAAAGGTCGCTTATAA
- a CDS encoding chemotaxis protein CheW, which yields MSESATMGNDANRWVTFRLESETYGINVMQVQEVLRVSEIAPVPGAADYVIGIINLRGNVVTVVDTRRRFGMVEKEVDDLSRIIIIETEEQVVGILVDSVAEVVEIPASEIETAPNVGTEESAKYILGVTSRENELLILVDLNKFLSEEEWNEVGQF from the coding sequence ATGAGCGAAAGTGCAACGATGGGCAACGATGCTAACCGTTGGGTCACCTTTAGGCTTGAGAGTGAGACCTACGGAATTAATGTGATGCAGGTGCAAGAGGTGCTGCGTGTCTCCGAAATTGCACCGGTACCGGGTGCCGCTGATTATGTGATCGGCATTATCAACCTGCGGGGGAATGTGGTTACCGTGGTTGATACCCGTCGCCGCTTTGGTATGGTTGAAAAAGAGGTTGATGATCTCTCGCGTATTATCATTATTGAAACAGAAGAGCAGGTAGTGGGTATTCTGGTTGATAGTGTTGCAGAAGTGGTTGAAATACCCGCATCTGAAATTGAAACGGCACCCAATGTTGGCACCGAAGAGAGTGCTAAATATATCCTTGGGGTCACCAGTCGTGAGAACGAGCTGCTGATTCTTGTTGATCTGAATAAATTTCTCAGTGAAGAGGAGTGGAATGAGGTGGGTCAGTTTTAA
- a CDS encoding DUF2802 domain-containing protein has translation MTEWSVVVLLMVLAALLVTVFVVTQKQQKQLQQQLRQQRSECEQLQSQFKLLVSGAQGMGERIHSVEHALSTSKRAATQSSLATSGDVSVRQAIELARKGATVDELVDICGLSRGEAELMSTIHNIEAR, from the coding sequence ATGACAGAGTGGTCTGTAGTCGTGCTGCTGATGGTACTCGCTGCTTTGCTGGTCACAGTTTTTGTGGTCACACAAAAGCAGCAAAAACAACTGCAACAGCAGTTGCGCCAACAGCGTTCAGAGTGCGAGCAGTTGCAGTCGCAATTTAAACTCTTGGTGAGTGGTGCCCAGGGAATGGGCGAGAGAATCCACTCTGTGGAGCATGCTCTTTCGACTTCAAAAAGAGCCGCTACGCAAAGCAGCCTGGCTACGAGCGGGGATGTCTCGGTACGCCAGGCAATTGAACTGGCCCGAAAAGGCGCGACAGTGGATGAGTTAGTTGATATTTGCGGTTTATCTCGTGGCGAGGCTGAGCTGATGAGTACCATTCATAATATAGAGGCTCGTTAA
- a CDS encoding EscU/YscU/HrcU family type III secretion system export apparatus switch protein — MGHGELAGQIIGLAKRSDIPLVENAYLVELLLALNLGDEIPEDLYLSVAEMIDFAYWLSDRRPASGH, encoded by the coding sequence ATAGGGCACGGGGAGCTTGCTGGGCAGATTATTGGGTTAGCAAAGAGAAGTGATATTCCGTTAGTGGAAAATGCCTATCTGGTAGAGCTACTGCTTGCATTGAACTTGGGAGATGAAATTCCTGAGGATCTCTACCTCTCCGTTGCGGAAATGATTGACTTTGCTTATTGGCTCAGTGATAGAAGGCCTGCTAGTGGCCATTAA
- a CDS encoding ferritin-like domain-containing protein, with protein MNESVEKVAPSLFTEARRCLDASNLEEKASLTQQLAAAWRSGELSLREEQPPQIAVTAGHPQNPQLVAPRDLPKRSFYTPVGRAALFHSIAHIEFNAINLALDAVYRFRGMPEAFYGDWLKVAEEEAYHFGLIRAHLQQLGYEYGDFAAHNGLWESAQQTAYDVMVRMALVPRVLEARGLDVAPAIMERLARTGDDEAVDILKIIQRDEIGHVEIGSHWFHYCCSERGLDSEATFFDLINQYMKGVLKGPFNIEARIKAGFSASELNKLQGV; from the coding sequence ATGAATGAATCAGTTGAAAAAGTTGCCCCCTCACTCTTTACTGAGGCTCGTCGCTGCCTGGATGCGAGCAACCTAGAAGAGAAAGCCAGCCTTACCCAGCAACTGGCAGCGGCTTGGCGGAGTGGAGAACTCTCGTTGCGGGAGGAGCAGCCACCACAAATAGCCGTCACGGCGGGTCATCCGCAGAACCCTCAACTGGTTGCCCCCCGAGACCTTCCCAAGCGTTCGTTTTATACTCCCGTGGGCCGGGCGGCACTTTTTCACTCTATTGCTCACATCGAATTTAATGCGATTAACCTTGCGCTAGATGCTGTCTATCGCTTTCGTGGTATGCCAGAAGCGTTCTATGGCGACTGGCTAAAGGTTGCCGAAGAGGAGGCTTATCACTTTGGGTTAATTCGGGCCCACCTGCAGCAGTTGGGTTATGAGTACGGTGACTTTGCAGCACACAATGGCTTGTGGGAGAGTGCTCAGCAAACGGCATATGATGTGATGGTGCGAATGGCCTTGGTGCCGCGTGTTTTGGAGGCGAGGGGCTTGGATGTTGCACCCGCAATCATGGAGCGCCTAGCGCGTACTGGGGATGACGAGGCGGTTGACATTTTAAAAATAATTCAACGTGATGAGATCGGCCACGTTGAAATTGGCAGCCACTGGTTTCACTATTGCTGCTCAGAGAGGGGGCTGGACTCCGAGGCAACTTTTTTCGATTTGATTAATCAGTATATGAAGGGTGTTTTAAAAGGGCCGTTTAATATTGAAGCACGTATTAAGGCTGGTTTCAGTGCCAGTGAATTAAATAAACTTCAGGGAGTTTAA
- a CDS encoding 16S rRNA (uracil(1498)-N(3))-methyltransferase has translation MRIPRFYIDEPLKNGLKVELPGAVANHCVRVLRLKLGARLTLFNGRGGEFGAHLVLVEKRRATVLLDEWREREAESPLHVEIAQCISRGERMDYTVQKVVELGASAITPIVAERTVVNLKGERAEKRRRHWQGVVVAACEQSGRNRIPEVRPLTHFKQWVSQPREGLKLVLHHRATQDMRSMVHPEKGVTLLIGPEGGLSEQEIALAEQAGFVSVCLGPRVLRTETAALSTLSLLQLLWGDF, from the coding sequence ATGCGCATCCCTCGTTTCTACATTGATGAGCCACTGAAAAATGGCCTCAAAGTCGAGTTGCCGGGTGCGGTTGCTAACCACTGTGTAAGGGTATTGCGGCTGAAGCTAGGCGCTCGATTAACCCTTTTTAATGGGCGGGGTGGCGAGTTTGGCGCGCATCTGGTTTTAGTGGAGAAGCGCCGTGCAACAGTCTTGTTGGATGAGTGGCGTGAGCGAGAAGCAGAGTCTCCTCTGCATGTGGAAATTGCGCAATGTATCTCCCGGGGCGAGCGCATGGACTATACCGTTCAAAAGGTAGTTGAGCTGGGCGCAAGTGCCATCACCCCGATAGTCGCTGAGCGCACCGTAGTTAACCTGAAGGGAGAACGCGCCGAAAAACGCCGACGGCACTGGCAGGGCGTGGTGGTAGCGGCCTGTGAGCAGTCGGGGCGCAATCGGATTCCAGAGGTGCGGCCGCTGACTCACTTCAAACAGTGGGTCAGCCAACCCCGTGAAGGATTGAAGTTGGTATTGCACCACCGCGCAACGCAGGATATGCGCAGTATGGTACATCCGGAAAAGGGAGTGACACTGCTGATTGGCCCTGAGGGCGGCTTGAGTGAGCAGGAGATTGCGCTGGCGGAGCAGGCAGGGTTTGTATCCGTCTGTTTGGGGCCACGGGTACTGCGAACAGAGACCGCAGCACTGAGTACGCTCTCATTGCTGCAACTGTTATGGGGCGATTTCTGA